One stretch of Tenrec ecaudatus isolate mTenEca1 chromosome 18, mTenEca1.hap1, whole genome shotgun sequence DNA includes these proteins:
- the SUPT5H gene encoding transcription elongation factor SPT5 isoform X2, protein MSDSEDSNFSEEESERSSDAEEAEVEEERRSVAGSEKEEEPEEEEEEEEYDEEEEEEDDDRPPKKPRHGGFILDEADVDDEYEDEDQWEDGAEDILEKASNIDNVVLDEDRSGARRLQNLWRDQREEELGEYYMKKYAKSSVGETVYGGSDELSDDITQQQLLPGVKDPNLWTVKCKIGEERATAISLMRKFIAYQFTDTPLQIKSVVAPEHVKGYLYVEAYKQTHVKQAIEGVGNLRLGYWNQQMVPIKEMTDVLKVVKEVANLKPKSWVRLKRGIYKDDIAQVDYVEPSQNTISLKMIPRLDYDRIKAHMSVKDWLAKRKFKRPPQRLFDAEKIRSLGGDVASDGDFLIFEGNRYSRKGFLFKSFAISAVITEGVKPTLSELEKFEDQPEGIDLEVVTESTGKEREHNFQPGDNVEVCEGELINLQGRILSVDGNKITIMPKHEDLKDMLEFPAQELRKYFKMGDHVKVIAGRFEGDTGLIVRVEENFVILFSDLTMHELKVLPRDLQLCSETASGVDVGGQHEWGELVQLEPQTVGVIVRLERETFQVLNMHGKVVTVRHQSVTRKKDNRFAAALDSEQNNIHVKDIVKVIDGPHSGREGEIRILFRSFAFLHCKKLVENGGMFVCKTRHLVLAGGSKPRDMHNFTMGGFTPMSPRISSPMHPSVGGLSGGFGAPGGGMGFGRGRRENDLIGQTVRISQGPYKGYIGMVKDATESTARVELHSTCQTISVDRQRLTTVDSQRSGSMTSDSGRTPMYGSQTPMYGPGSRTPMYGSQTPLQDGSRTPHYGSQTPLHDGSRTPAQSGAWDPNNPNTPSRAEEEYEYVFDEEPTPSPQAYGGTPNPQTPGYPDPSSPQVNPQYNPQTPGTPAMYNTDQFSPYAAPSPQGSYQPSPSPQSYHQVAPSPAGYQNTHSPASYHPTPSPMAYQASPSPSPVGYSPMTPGAPSPGGYNPHTPGSGIEQNSSDWVTIDIQVKVRDTYLDTQVVGQTGVIRSVTGGMCSVYLKDSEKVVSISSEHLEPITPTKNNKVKVILGEDREATGVLLSIDGEDGIVRMDLDDQLKILNLRFLGKLLEA, encoded by the exons GTAGAGGAGGAGCGGCGGAGTGTAGCGGGCAGCGAGAAGGAGGAAGagcctgaagaggaggaggaagaggaggagtacgatgaggaagaggaggaggaagacgaTGACCGGCCCCCCAAGAAGCCCCGTCACGGAGGCTTCATTCTGGATGAAGCTG ATGTGGACGATGAGTATGAGGACGAGGACCAGTGGGAAGACGGCGCAGAAGACATTCTAGAGAAAG CCTCCAATATCGACAATGTGGTCCTGGACGAAGACCGCTCCGGGGCTCGCCgcctgcagaacctctggag GGACCAGCGGGAAGAAGAGCTGGGCGAGTACTACATGAAGAAATACGCCAAGTCCTCTGTGGGAGAGAC TGTCTACGGCGGGTCTGACGAGCTCTCTGATgacatcactcagcagcagctgcTCCCAGGAGTCAA GGACCCCAACCTCTGGACCGTCAAGTGTAAG aTCGGGGAGGAACGGGCCACGGCCATTTCCTTGATGCGCAAGTTCATTGCCTACCAGTTCACAGACACG CCCCTGCAGATCAAGTCGGTGGTGGCCCCGGAGCATGTGAAGGGCTACCTGTACGTGGAGGCCTATAAGCAGACGCACGTGAAGCAGGCCATCGAGGGTGTGGGCAACCTGCGGCTTGGCTACTGGAACCAGCAAATGGTGCCCATCAAGGAGATGACCGATGTCCTCAAGGTGGTCAAGGAGGTGGCCAACCTGAAGCCGAAGTCCTGGGTCCGCCTCAAGCGGGGCATCTACAAGGATGATATCGCTCAG GTGGATTACGTGGAGCCCAGCCAGAACACCATCTCCCTGAAGATGATCCCCAGGCTCGACTATGACCGCATCAAGGCCCACATGAGCGTG aaagacTGGCTAGCCAAAAGGAAGTTTAAGCGACCACCGCAGAGGCTGTTTGATGCCGAGAAGATCAG GTCCCTGGGGGGTGATGTCGCCTCTGATGGCGACTTCCTCATCTTCGAGGGGAACCGCTACAGCCGGAAGGGCTTTCTGTTCAAGAGCTTTGCCATCTCTGCTGTG ATCACGGAGGGTGTGAAGCCCACGCTCTCGGAGCTGGAGAAGTTTGAGGACCAGCCGGAGGGCATCGACCTGGAGGTGGTGACCGAGAGCACAG GGAAGGAACGAGAGCACAACTTCCAGCCGGGCGACAACGTGGAAGTGTGTGAGGGCGAGCTCATCAACCTGCAGGGCAGGATCCTCAGCGTGGATGGCAACAAGATCACCATCATGCCCAAGCACGAGGACCTCAAG GATATGCTTGAGTTCCCCGCCCAGGAGCTCCGGAAGTACTTCAAGATGGGGGACCACGTGAAGGTGATTGCCGGCCGCTTCGAGGGCGACACGGGCCTCATCGTGCGGGTGGAGGAGAACTTCGTCATCCTCTTCTCAGACCTCACTATGCACGAg CTGAAGGTGCTCCCAAGGGACCTGCAGCTCTGCTCGGAGACGGCCTCGGGCGTGGACGTGGGCGGGCAGCACGAGTGGGGCGAGCTGGTGCAGCTGGAGCCCCAGACGGTGGGCGTCATCGTGCGGCTGGAGCGTGAGACCTTCCAG GTGCTGAACATGCACGGAAAGGTGGTGACCGTCAGGCACCAGTCTGTGACCCGGAAGAAGGACAACCGCTTTGCAGCAGCGCTGGACTCGGAACAGAACAACATCCACGTGAAAGACATTGTCAAGGTCATCGACGGCCCCCACTCG GGCCGGGAGGGCGAGATTCGCATTCTCTTCCGGAGCTTCGCCTTCCTGCACTGCAAGAAGCTCGTGGAGAACGGGGGCATGTTCGTCTGCAAGACCCGCCACCtggtgctggcagggggctcgaag CCCCGTGACATGCACAACTTCACCATGGGTGGCTTCACCCCGATGAGCCCCCGGATCAGTAGTCCCATGCACCCCAGCGTTGGAG GTCTGAGTGGCGGCTTTGGTGCCCCGGGCGGTGGCATGGGCTTTGGCCGTGGCCGAAGAGAAAACGACCTCATTGGCCAGACTGTGCGCATCTCCCAAGGGCCCTACAAAG GCTACATTGGCATGGTCAAGGACGCCACCGAGTCCACGGCCCGAGTGGAGCTGCACTCTACCTGCCAGACCATTTCTGTGGACCGCCAGCGGCTCACCACCGT GGACTCGCAGCGCTCTGGCAGCATGACCTCCGACAGTGGACGGACCCCCATGTACGGCTCCCAGACACCCATGTATGGCCCTGGCTCCCGGACGCCTATGTACGGCTCCCAGACGCCTCTCCAGGACG GAAGCCGCACCCCGCATTACGGCTCGCAGACGCCCCTGCATGACGGCAGTCGCACGCCAGCCCAGAGTGGTGCCTGGGACCCCAACAATCCTAACACGCCGTCCCG GGCTGAGGAGGAGTACGAGTACGTCTTCGACGAGGAGCCCACTCCATCACCCCAAGCTTACGGGGGAACCCCTAACCCCCAAACGCCTGGCTATCCCGACCCCTCATCCCCACAGGTCAACCCACAGTACAACCCGCAGACGCCAGGAACGCCAGCCAT GTACAACACAGACCAGTTCTCCCCCTAcgctgccccctccccacaagGCTCCTAccagcccagccccagtccccagaGCTACCACCAGGTGGCACCAAGCCCAGCCGGCTACCAGAACACACACTCGCCGGCCAGTTACCACCCCACGCCTTCACCCATGGCCTATCAG gccagtcccagccccagccctgttgGTTACAGTCCAATGACCCCCGGAGCTCCCTCCCCGGGTGGCTACAACCCACACACGCCTGGGTCCGGCATTGAGCAGAACTCCAGCGACTGGGTGACCATTGACATCCAGGTGAAGGTGCGGGACACTTACCTGGACACGCAGGTGGTGGGGCAGACAGGCGTCATCCGCAGCGTCACG GGTGGCATGTGCTCTGTGTACCTGAAGGACAGTGAGAAGGTCGTCAGCATCTCTAGCGAACACCTGGAGCCCATCACCCCGACCAAGAACAACAAG GTgaaggtcatcctgggtgaggacCGGGAAGCCACCGGGGTCCTGCTGAGCATCGATGGCGAGGACGGCATTGTCCGGATGGATCTGGATGATCAGCTCAAGATCCTCAACCTCCGCTTCCTGGGGAAGCTCCTGGAAGCCTGA
- the SUPT5H gene encoding transcription elongation factor SPT5 isoform X1, whose translation MSDSEDSNFSEEESERSSDAEEAEVEEERRSVAGSEKEEEPEEEEEEEEYDEEEEEEDDDRPPKKPRHGGFILDEADVDDEYEDEDQWEDGAEDILEKEEIEASNIDNVVLDEDRSGARRLQNLWRDQREEELGEYYMKKYAKSSVGETVYGGSDELSDDITQQQLLPGVKDPNLWTVKCKIGEERATAISLMRKFIAYQFTDTPLQIKSVVAPEHVKGYLYVEAYKQTHVKQAIEGVGNLRLGYWNQQMVPIKEMTDVLKVVKEVANLKPKSWVRLKRGIYKDDIAQVDYVEPSQNTISLKMIPRLDYDRIKAHMSVKDWLAKRKFKRPPQRLFDAEKIRSLGGDVASDGDFLIFEGNRYSRKGFLFKSFAISAVITEGVKPTLSELEKFEDQPEGIDLEVVTESTGKEREHNFQPGDNVEVCEGELINLQGRILSVDGNKITIMPKHEDLKDMLEFPAQELRKYFKMGDHVKVIAGRFEGDTGLIVRVEENFVILFSDLTMHELKVLPRDLQLCSETASGVDVGGQHEWGELVQLEPQTVGVIVRLERETFQVLNMHGKVVTVRHQSVTRKKDNRFAAALDSEQNNIHVKDIVKVIDGPHSGREGEIRILFRSFAFLHCKKLVENGGMFVCKTRHLVLAGGSKPRDMHNFTMGGFTPMSPRISSPMHPSVGGLSGGFGAPGGGMGFGRGRRENDLIGQTVRISQGPYKGYIGMVKDATESTARVELHSTCQTISVDRQRLTTVDSQRSGSMTSDSGRTPMYGSQTPMYGPGSRTPMYGSQTPLQDGSRTPHYGSQTPLHDGSRTPAQSGAWDPNNPNTPSRAEEEYEYVFDEEPTPSPQAYGGTPNPQTPGYPDPSSPQVNPQYNPQTPGTPAMYNTDQFSPYAAPSPQGSYQPSPSPQSYHQVAPSPAGYQNTHSPASYHPTPSPMAYQASPSPSPVGYSPMTPGAPSPGGYNPHTPGSGIEQNSSDWVTIDIQVKVRDTYLDTQVVGQTGVIRSVTGGMCSVYLKDSEKVVSISSEHLEPITPTKNNKVKVILGEDREATGVLLSIDGEDGIVRMDLDDQLKILNLRFLGKLLEA comes from the exons GTAGAGGAGGAGCGGCGGAGTGTAGCGGGCAGCGAGAAGGAGGAAGagcctgaagaggaggaggaagaggaggagtacgatgaggaagaggaggaggaagacgaTGACCGGCCCCCCAAGAAGCCCCGTCACGGAGGCTTCATTCTGGATGAAGCTG ATGTGGACGATGAGTATGAGGACGAGGACCAGTGGGAAGACGGCGCAGAAGACATTCTAGAGAAAG AAGAGATTGAAG CCTCCAATATCGACAATGTGGTCCTGGACGAAGACCGCTCCGGGGCTCGCCgcctgcagaacctctggag GGACCAGCGGGAAGAAGAGCTGGGCGAGTACTACATGAAGAAATACGCCAAGTCCTCTGTGGGAGAGAC TGTCTACGGCGGGTCTGACGAGCTCTCTGATgacatcactcagcagcagctgcTCCCAGGAGTCAA GGACCCCAACCTCTGGACCGTCAAGTGTAAG aTCGGGGAGGAACGGGCCACGGCCATTTCCTTGATGCGCAAGTTCATTGCCTACCAGTTCACAGACACG CCCCTGCAGATCAAGTCGGTGGTGGCCCCGGAGCATGTGAAGGGCTACCTGTACGTGGAGGCCTATAAGCAGACGCACGTGAAGCAGGCCATCGAGGGTGTGGGCAACCTGCGGCTTGGCTACTGGAACCAGCAAATGGTGCCCATCAAGGAGATGACCGATGTCCTCAAGGTGGTCAAGGAGGTGGCCAACCTGAAGCCGAAGTCCTGGGTCCGCCTCAAGCGGGGCATCTACAAGGATGATATCGCTCAG GTGGATTACGTGGAGCCCAGCCAGAACACCATCTCCCTGAAGATGATCCCCAGGCTCGACTATGACCGCATCAAGGCCCACATGAGCGTG aaagacTGGCTAGCCAAAAGGAAGTTTAAGCGACCACCGCAGAGGCTGTTTGATGCCGAGAAGATCAG GTCCCTGGGGGGTGATGTCGCCTCTGATGGCGACTTCCTCATCTTCGAGGGGAACCGCTACAGCCGGAAGGGCTTTCTGTTCAAGAGCTTTGCCATCTCTGCTGTG ATCACGGAGGGTGTGAAGCCCACGCTCTCGGAGCTGGAGAAGTTTGAGGACCAGCCGGAGGGCATCGACCTGGAGGTGGTGACCGAGAGCACAG GGAAGGAACGAGAGCACAACTTCCAGCCGGGCGACAACGTGGAAGTGTGTGAGGGCGAGCTCATCAACCTGCAGGGCAGGATCCTCAGCGTGGATGGCAACAAGATCACCATCATGCCCAAGCACGAGGACCTCAAG GATATGCTTGAGTTCCCCGCCCAGGAGCTCCGGAAGTACTTCAAGATGGGGGACCACGTGAAGGTGATTGCCGGCCGCTTCGAGGGCGACACGGGCCTCATCGTGCGGGTGGAGGAGAACTTCGTCATCCTCTTCTCAGACCTCACTATGCACGAg CTGAAGGTGCTCCCAAGGGACCTGCAGCTCTGCTCGGAGACGGCCTCGGGCGTGGACGTGGGCGGGCAGCACGAGTGGGGCGAGCTGGTGCAGCTGGAGCCCCAGACGGTGGGCGTCATCGTGCGGCTGGAGCGTGAGACCTTCCAG GTGCTGAACATGCACGGAAAGGTGGTGACCGTCAGGCACCAGTCTGTGACCCGGAAGAAGGACAACCGCTTTGCAGCAGCGCTGGACTCGGAACAGAACAACATCCACGTGAAAGACATTGTCAAGGTCATCGACGGCCCCCACTCG GGCCGGGAGGGCGAGATTCGCATTCTCTTCCGGAGCTTCGCCTTCCTGCACTGCAAGAAGCTCGTGGAGAACGGGGGCATGTTCGTCTGCAAGACCCGCCACCtggtgctggcagggggctcgaag CCCCGTGACATGCACAACTTCACCATGGGTGGCTTCACCCCGATGAGCCCCCGGATCAGTAGTCCCATGCACCCCAGCGTTGGAG GTCTGAGTGGCGGCTTTGGTGCCCCGGGCGGTGGCATGGGCTTTGGCCGTGGCCGAAGAGAAAACGACCTCATTGGCCAGACTGTGCGCATCTCCCAAGGGCCCTACAAAG GCTACATTGGCATGGTCAAGGACGCCACCGAGTCCACGGCCCGAGTGGAGCTGCACTCTACCTGCCAGACCATTTCTGTGGACCGCCAGCGGCTCACCACCGT GGACTCGCAGCGCTCTGGCAGCATGACCTCCGACAGTGGACGGACCCCCATGTACGGCTCCCAGACACCCATGTATGGCCCTGGCTCCCGGACGCCTATGTACGGCTCCCAGACGCCTCTCCAGGACG GAAGCCGCACCCCGCATTACGGCTCGCAGACGCCCCTGCATGACGGCAGTCGCACGCCAGCCCAGAGTGGTGCCTGGGACCCCAACAATCCTAACACGCCGTCCCG GGCTGAGGAGGAGTACGAGTACGTCTTCGACGAGGAGCCCACTCCATCACCCCAAGCTTACGGGGGAACCCCTAACCCCCAAACGCCTGGCTATCCCGACCCCTCATCCCCACAGGTCAACCCACAGTACAACCCGCAGACGCCAGGAACGCCAGCCAT GTACAACACAGACCAGTTCTCCCCCTAcgctgccccctccccacaagGCTCCTAccagcccagccccagtccccagaGCTACCACCAGGTGGCACCAAGCCCAGCCGGCTACCAGAACACACACTCGCCGGCCAGTTACCACCCCACGCCTTCACCCATGGCCTATCAG gccagtcccagccccagccctgttgGTTACAGTCCAATGACCCCCGGAGCTCCCTCCCCGGGTGGCTACAACCCACACACGCCTGGGTCCGGCATTGAGCAGAACTCCAGCGACTGGGTGACCATTGACATCCAGGTGAAGGTGCGGGACACTTACCTGGACACGCAGGTGGTGGGGCAGACAGGCGTCATCCGCAGCGTCACG GGTGGCATGTGCTCTGTGTACCTGAAGGACAGTGAGAAGGTCGTCAGCATCTCTAGCGAACACCTGGAGCCCATCACCCCGACCAAGAACAACAAG GTgaaggtcatcctgggtgaggacCGGGAAGCCACCGGGGTCCTGCTGAGCATCGATGGCGAGGACGGCATTGTCCGGATGGATCTGGATGATCAGCTCAAGATCCTCAACCTCCGCTTCCTGGGGAAGCTCCTGGAAGCCTGA
- the TIMM50 gene encoding mitochondrial import inner membrane translocase subunit TIM50 isoform X1 has translation MAASAALLLRLRSGLPTGSRGLCTRLATPPRRAPEQAAEIGSRAGGAQAQGSQQQRASEGPSYAKKVALWLAGLLGAGGTVSIVYIFGNNPVDETGAKIPDEFDNDPVLVQQLRRTYKYFKDYRQMIIEPTSPCLLPDPLREPYYQPPYTLVLELTGVLLHPEWSLATGWRFKKRPGIETLFQQLAPLYEIVVFTSETGMTAFPLIDSVDPHGFISYRLFRDATRYMDGHHVKDISCLNRDPARVVVVDCKREAFRLQPYNGVALRPWDGSSDDRVLLDLSAFLKTIALNGVEDVRTVLEHYAQEDDPLEAFRQRQSRLEQEEQQRLAELSKPSKQNLFFGSLTSRLWPRSKSS, from the exons ATGGCGGCTTCGGCGGCGCTGCTCTTGCGCTTGCGGAGCGGGCTCCCGACGGGCTCCCGGGGGCTGTGCACGAGGTTGGCGACTCCACCCCGCAGGGCCCCGGAGCAG GCCGCCGAGATCGGGAGCCGTGCGGGCGGCGCTCAGGCCCAGGGGTCCCAGCAGCAGCGGGCGTCAGAGGGCCCCAGTTATGCCAAGAAAGTGGCCTTGTGGCTCGCAGGGCTCCTCGGGGCCGGCGGGACCGTGAGCATCGTCTACATCTTTG GAAACAACCCCGTGGATGAAACCGGTGCCAAG ATTCCCGATGAATTCGACAATG ATCCAGTGTTGGTCCAGCAGTTGCGCCGGACATACAAATACTTCAAAGACTATAGACAG ATGATCATCGAGCCCACCAGTCCTTGCCTGCTCCCGGACCCTCTGCGGGAGCCATACTACCAGCCGCCCTACACACTGGTCCTGGAGCTCACGGGCGTCCTCCTGCACCCTGAGTGGTCG CTGGCTACTGGCTGGCGGTTTAAGAAGCGCCCAGGCATCGAGACCTTATTCCAGCAGCTCGCCCCTTTGTATGAAATTGTCGTCTTCACGTCAGAAACCGGCATG ACCGCGTTTCCGCTCATCGACAGCGTGGACCCCCATGGCTTCATCTCCTACCGCCTCTTCCGGGACGCCACTCGCTACATGGACGGGCACCACGTGAAG GACATCTCCTGTCTGAACCGGGACCCGGCCCGCGTGGTCGTCGTGGACTGCAAGAGGGAAGCCTTTCGCCTGCAGCCCTATAACGGGGTCGCCCTGCGGCCCTGGGACGGCAGCTCCGACGACCGGGTCCTACTGGACCTGTCTGCCTTCCTTAAGA CCATCGCACTGAATGGAGTGGAGGACGTCCGCACGGTGCTGGAGCACTACGCCCAGGAGGACGACCCGCTGGAGGCGTTCCGGCAGCGTCAGAGCCGGCTAGAACAG GAGGAGCAGCAGCGCCTGGCCGAGCTCTCCAAGCCCAGCAAGCAGAACCTCTTCTTCGGCTCCCTCACCAGTCGCCTGTGGCCTCGATCCAAGTCGTCCTGA
- the TIMM50 gene encoding mitochondrial import inner membrane translocase subunit TIM50 isoform X2 yields the protein MIIEPTSPCLLPDPLREPYYQPPYTLVLELTGVLLHPEWSLATGWRFKKRPGIETLFQQLAPLYEIVVFTSETGMTAFPLIDSVDPHGFISYRLFRDATRYMDGHHVKDISCLNRDPARVVVVDCKREAFRLQPYNGVALRPWDGSSDDRVLLDLSAFLKTIALNGVEDVRTVLEHYAQEDDPLEAFRQRQSRLEQEEQQRLAELSKPSKQNLFFGSLTSRLWPRSKSS from the exons ATGATCATCGAGCCCACCAGTCCTTGCCTGCTCCCGGACCCTCTGCGGGAGCCATACTACCAGCCGCCCTACACACTGGTCCTGGAGCTCACGGGCGTCCTCCTGCACCCTGAGTGGTCG CTGGCTACTGGCTGGCGGTTTAAGAAGCGCCCAGGCATCGAGACCTTATTCCAGCAGCTCGCCCCTTTGTATGAAATTGTCGTCTTCACGTCAGAAACCGGCATG ACCGCGTTTCCGCTCATCGACAGCGTGGACCCCCATGGCTTCATCTCCTACCGCCTCTTCCGGGACGCCACTCGCTACATGGACGGGCACCACGTGAAG GACATCTCCTGTCTGAACCGGGACCCGGCCCGCGTGGTCGTCGTGGACTGCAAGAGGGAAGCCTTTCGCCTGCAGCCCTATAACGGGGTCGCCCTGCGGCCCTGGGACGGCAGCTCCGACGACCGGGTCCTACTGGACCTGTCTGCCTTCCTTAAGA CCATCGCACTGAATGGAGTGGAGGACGTCCGCACGGTGCTGGAGCACTACGCCCAGGAGGACGACCCGCTGGAGGCGTTCCGGCAGCGTCAGAGCCGGCTAGAACAG GAGGAGCAGCAGCGCCTGGCCGAGCTCTCCAAGCCCAGCAAGCAGAACCTCTTCTTCGGCTCCCTCACCAGTCGCCTGTGGCCTCGATCCAAGTCGTCCTGA
- the DLL3 gene encoding delta-like protein 3, which produces MVAPQKPRLLSRTVFLALFFLPQAQPAGVFELQIHAFQPGPGPGAPRSPCSTRGPCRLFFRVCLKPGVSEEPAESPCALGAALSARGPIYAGQPGAPVSELPLPDGLLRVPFHDAWPGAFSLVIDTWREELGEPVGGPAWSLLSRVAGRWPLAAGDPWARDVRRAGGWELRFSYRARCEPPAAGAACTRLCRSRSVPSPCGPGQRPCAPPEDECAPPLACRAGCSPEHGFCEQPDECQCLEGWSGPLCNVPVATSSCLSPRGPSSASTGCLLTGPGNPCDGNPCANGGSCSETQGSFECACPRGFYGLRCEVSGVTCADGPCFNGGLCVGGADPNSAYVCHCPPGFQGSNCEKRVDRCSLQPCRNGGLCLDLGYALRCRCRAGFAGPRCEHDLDDCASRACANGGTCLEGGGARRCSCALGFSGRDCRERADPCAARPCAHGGRCYAHFSGLICACARGYMGARCEFPVRPDGADGEGAWPAASLGPKQDAQSLLLPPVLGLLVAVGLAGAALLLVVHLRRRGPGRDTGSPLLAGTPEPPIHTFPDALNNVRTRADSGDPPSLSADWSRPEDGDNRSVYVISAASIYAQEVTLARIHTYTPEESISLLAEPPFPCA; this is translated from the exons ATGGTCGCCCCGCAGAAGCCCCGGCTCCTCTCCCGGACCGTGTTCCTGGCGCTCTTTTTCCTGCCCCAG GCGCAGCCAGCCGGTGTCttcgagctgcagatccacgcttTCCAGCCGGGGCCTGGCCCCGGGGCTCCGCGGTCTCCTTGCAGCACCCGGGGCCCCTGCCGCCTCTTCTTCCGCGTCTGCCTGAAGCCGGGGGTCTCGGAAGAGCCCGCCGAGTCCCCGTGCGCCCTGGGCGCGGCGCTGAGCGCGCGCGGACCCATCTACGCAGGGCAGCCTGGGGCGCCCGTGTCTGAGCTGCCGCTACCCGATGGCCTCCTGCGTGTTCCCTTCCACGACGCCTGGCCG GGTGCTTTCTCTCTGGTGATTGATACCTGGCGAGAAGAGTTAGGCGAGCCGGTTGGAG GACCAGCCTGGAGCTTGCTGTCGCGCGTGGCCGGCCGGTGGCCCCTGGCGGCCGGGGACCCGTGGGCGCGCGACGTGCGGCGCGCAGGCGGCTGGGAGCTGCGCTTCTCCTACCGCGCGCGCTGCGAGCCGCCCGCCGCCGGGGCCGCATGCACGCGCCTCTGCCGCTCGCGCAGCGTCCCCTCGCCCTGCGGCCCGGGGCAGCGGCCCTGCGCGCCCCCGGAGGACGAGTGCGCGCCACCGT TGGCATGTCGAGCAGGCTGCAGCCCAGAGCACGGCTTTTGTGAACAGCCGGATGAGTGTCAGTGCCTGGAGGGATGGTCTGGGCCCCTCTGCAATGTCCCCGTTGCCACCAGCAGCTGCCTCAGCCCCAGGGGCCCATCCTCGGCCAGCACTGGGTGCCTCCTGACCGGTCCTGGGAACCCCTGTGACGGGAACCCCTGCGCCAACGGGGGCAGCTGCAGT GAAACGCAGGGCTCCTTCGAGTGTGCCTGCCCCCGCGGGTTCTACGGTCTGCGGTGTGAGGTGAGCGGGGTGACATGCGCAGACGGACCCTGCTTCAATGGCGGCTTGTGTGTTGGGGGcgctgaccccaattctgcctacGTTTGCCACTGCCCGCCGGGCTTCCAGGGCTCCAACTGTGAGAAGAGGGTGGACCGGTGCAGCCTGCAGCCCTGCCGGAATG GCGGGCTCTGCTTGGACCTGGGCTATGCCCTGCGCTGCCGCTGCCGCGCGGGCTTCGCGGGCCCGCGCTGCGAGCACGACCTGGACGACTGCGCCAGCCGCGCCTGCGCCAACGGTGGCACGTGTTTGGAGGGTGGTGGCGCCCGCCGCTGCTCGTGCGCCCTGGGCTTCAGCGGCCGCGACTGCCGGGAGCGCGCCGACCCCTGCGCCGCGCGCCCCTGCGCTCACGGCGGCCGCTGCTACGCCCACTTCTCCGGCCTCATCTGCGCGTGTGCGCGCGGCTACATGGGCGCGCGCTGCGAGTTCCCGGTGCGCCCCGACGGCGCCGACGGTGAGGGCGCCTGGCCCGCCGCCTCGCTGGGCCCGAAGCAGGACGCTCAGAGCTTGCTTTTGCCGCCGGTTTTGGGGTTGCTGGTGGCCGTGGGGCTGGCCGGCGCTGCGCTCCTGTTGGTGGTCCACTTGCGACGCCGTGGCCCTGGCCGGGATACCGGCTCTCCCCTGTTAGCGGGGACTCCAGAGCCCCCGATTCACACGTTCCCCGATGCGCTCAACAACGTGAGGACGCGAGCGGATTCGGGCGACCCCCCGAG CCTGTCTGCTGACTGGAGTCGCCCGGAAGATGGCGATAATCGATCGGTTTATGTCATATCTGCTGCTTCGATCTATGCTCAGGAGGTAACCCTGGCCCGCATCCACACCTACACTCCGGAGGAAAGCATCTCCCTGCTCGCTGAGCCTCCTTTTCCCTGT GCCTGA